GCACCAGCAGCAGGGTGAGCAGCACCACCACCTTGCCCTGGCCGGGCCGGCGCCGGCGCAGCCAGGCCAGCAGCGTGGCCAGATGCGTCCTCAGGCTCATGCCCGCCGTTCTCCCCGCGTTCATCCGCGGTTCACCAGAGCTTTTCGAGCGCGGCCAGCACGCTCGTCGCCCGGTAGCTGGACTGGCCGCGCCGGGTGGTCTCGTGCGAGGCCTCGGCCCGCAGCGCCCAGTCCGCGCTCAGCCAGCGCTTGCCGCCCGCAGACAGGGCCCAGCCGTTGGCGCCCTCGCCACCCAGGCGCTGGCTGCGCTTGAGCTCGCCCTGCAGCTCCCACTGCGCCTCCCAGCGGCCCCAGGCCAGGCCGAGGTTGGCGGTGTAGTGGCCATCGGCCGGGGACCAGTAGCGCGCCTCGGCGCGCTCGGCCCGGCGGGCCGACAGGCCGGCGAAGGCCTTCAGGCCCAGGCTCGCGGGCAGGGGCTGCCAGGCCGGCGTCACGCGCAGGCTGGCATCGTCGATGCGATTGCCGTCCGAGACGGCGTAGCGGGTCCACTGGCCCTGCCACTGGCCGCTGCGGTGGTCGGCCTGGGCGCCGAGTTCGACCATGCGGGCGGTCAGACCGTCCTGCAGGGCGCGCGGGCTGAAGGCCAGCTGGCCCCAGTTCACCCGGCCGGCGCGCAGGCTGAGGCCGCCGTCGAGCAGGCGCACGCCGGCCTCGCCGAACAGCCGCGTCTGCGGCTGCTGCTGCGCGGTGAGCTGCAGCTGCGGCGCCCACGACAGGCCGCGGTGCTCGTAGCGCAGGCCGAGTTCGCGCGGGTTCAGGCTGACCTGCCCCGGCGCATCGGTTTCGTGCCGGCCCTCGGCCGTCAGCTCGAAGACCTGGGCCAGGTCCGGGTGCCACCAGCGGTGCGACAGCGTCAGGCTGCTGCGGCGTGCCTCGCTGGAGTCGCCGACGTGGCCAAGCTGCACTGTGCTGCGCGGTCGCAGGTGACGGCCGGCCGCAGCCAGGCCGGCACGGGCCTCCACATGGCCAGGCTCCTGCGCCAGCACGCTGCGAAACAGCGGATCCGCCAGCTCGGGACGGCCACTCCACAGCCGCACGTGGGCGATGCCGAGCCGGCCCTCACGTGCCAGCGGCGTGCCAGCCAGCGCCCCATAGTGCTCGATCGCGCGGGGGTAGTCGCCCGTCCAGGCCAGGCTGTTGGCCAGGCGCAGGCGCAGGTCGTGGTCGCCGGGGCGCTGCTGGATCTCGGCCAGCCCCAGCCGGGCCGCCTCGGCGTAGCGGGCCTCTTCGTAGGCCTGGGTGGCGGAGTCCGCCGGTGCGGGGGGCGCCGGGGAAGCCGGTGCGGTCGTGGTGGCCGCAGCCGCCGGGACGGTGTCGCTGCTGGCCAGCTGTGCCCCAGCCTCGGGCAAGGACGTGCGGGCGGCGAGGGGCGTGCGCGCCTTCCGGCCGGCCTTGGCCGCCGTCGTCCCTGTTCCTGCCCCCGTCTGGGCCAGTGCGGGCGCCGGTGCGGGCAGCAGTGCCAGGGCCAGCAGGGAGGCCAGCAGCGGCCCGATCAGCACCCGCGAGTGCACCGACCGCTGGCTGCCCGGCATCGTCACGACGTTGTGCGCGTTGCCCGTCTGTGCGCTGGCGGGGACGTCACTCAGGTCCTGGCGCAGGTCGTCCAGGCGCTCGGCGATCGCCTCGTCGGCGAACAGGCTGGTGCGCTTGACGCCCTGCTGCAGACCCTGGTTGCTCAGCCAGCGGTTCACGACCTGCACCGCGTCGCGCTCCCGGCAGCCCTGCAGCAGGAAGACCAGCGTGTCCGCCGTGCGGGTGGCCAGGTCGCCCCGCCGGGCCGCGCAGGCCGCGGCGGCGTCCCAGTCCACGTCGCTCTCTCGTCGGACCTCGACTTCGGCCAGGGTCGAGGGCACCTCCAGCGCGCGGTTGCGCTGCAGCGCCGCATCGGCCTGCTGCAGGAACAGCCCGTTGGCCAGCCAGCCACTGGCCGGCGGTTCCACGAGCATGGGCTGCCAGTCCTCCAGCGCCAGGCTGGCCGGCACGGTGATGACCTCGGGCGGTGCCACGCGCTCGCCTGTGAGCAGGGCGGCCCAGGTGCTCGGCGGCGCCACGGCCGCCAGCACGTTGTCCACGCCGGCGCGCAGCAGCAGCTTGCGCTGCAGGTGCTCGCGCACGCGGTAGCGCGACTCGCGCACCACGATGCGGGCGTGGGGCCCCAGCAGGGCGCGCAGGTCCTGCATCTGCTGCACGAACAGGCCGAAGTCGGTCGATTCGCCCAGCGCCACCAGCGCGTTGGCGCCCTTCTTCTGGCTGGCCACCCGGGTCAGCAACTCATTGATGCTGCGCGCACGCAGCCACTGGACCTGCGTGGCGAGCGCATCGAGCCCGGCCTCGGCCGGGCCGACGTACCACACCCGCTGCCGGCCCCGCGGTGCGCGCGGACTGCTGCGACCTTCGCGACCTTCCTCGGCGGTGGCTGGGGCCTGGCCTCGGGCCGGCAGATCGGCAGGGGTGGCGGGGCCGGCGGCCTGGGGGGGCAGGGCATGGGTGCTCGTATCGGCGCCGAACGACAGGCTGCGCCCGACTTGATCGCCGGCCGGCGTGTGCCAGAAATCCATCTGCATGAGCAGGCCGTTGGCCTCGGGCTGCACCCGGGCGACGCCGCAGAAGTGCTGCAGGGCGGCCTGGTTGCCGTCCAGGATCGGCCGGCTGGCGCTGCTGCGCAGGAACAGCAGCAGCATCGTGTGGCCGCGCTGCCGGGCCCATTCCCCGTAGATGCGGGCTTGCTGGACCACCGCCTGGTGGTCGTGCGGGGTGAACAGGTCGTCCGACTGGTCAATGACGATCAGCGCACCGTCCTCGATGCCGAAGTGATCGAGCTCCTGCACGTAGCCTGCCGCGCCGCGGCGGAAGAGGTGGGTGTCGTGGTCCGCGTTGGCCGTGAACAGCTTCAGGCGCTGCTGCTCGAAGGCCGCCGACAGCTCGGTTGGCGCACCACCCTGGCGCAGCACCGTGGCAAAGGTGCCCTGGTCCGGGCTGAGCGGCGTGATCAGCACGCAGGGCCGGCCTTCGGCCAGGGCCGCGCGGATCGGCGCGACCCAGAGCGCGCCCCGGGCGGCGGCGGTCTCCAGGCCGATGGCGTACAGCGCGCCGCGTTCCAGGCGCGATGGGAACACCGGACTGTCTTCCTTGCCTTGCGCTGGCGATCGGCTGGCGGCTCGGCCGGTTGAACTCATCTGAACACTCCCTCCGGGACATGGATGGCGATGGCATCACGACAGGGCAACGCACATCAGGAAACAATTAGATGGGAAATCTTCACATTTATTGTATCGACTGAGATTTCCGTTTCGGACGTCGTCCTTTCGCTGCAAATGAAAAACGCACGTAATTGGATGATACGCGCGTGATTTAAGTCACATTTACGGCCATCGTGCGTTCGGCTACATGATCCGATGTCGCGCAGATGTGACGCAGATGCGGTGCGGATGTGATGTGGCACTGCGCGCTGACCAGCGCGCCGGGCGCTGTGCCGGCGTGTGGATGCCTGCCGGTGCGGCGCAAGGCGGCTGCCATCCCGCCATCGCGGGGTAGCAGCCGGTCACGTCGGCAGCAAGTTGTGTCGTTGGCGACAGTTCAGGGCTGGGCCCGGCGTGGGACGCAGGTGGCTGCCTGCACGCCTTCGGCAGCCAGCGCGGCCGGCAGCGGGTCGCCCATCAGCAGGGAGGCCGCCAGTTCGCTCGCCGCGGCCGCGCTCTGGATGCCGTAGCCGCCCTGGCCGGCGCACCAGAACAGGCCGGGGCAGGCGCTGTCCCAGCCAATCACCAGCTCGCCATCGGGGGCGAAGGTGCGCAGGCCGGCCCAGGTGGCGGCCGGGCGGCGGATCCGCAGGGTGGTGGCGCGCTCGATGGCGTCGATGCCCAGCGCGATGTCCAGCTCCTCGGGGCGCACGTCGTGGGCAGCGCAGTCGTCGGCATTGGCGGGCGAGCCCAGCAGCCGGCCGGCGTCGGGCTTGAGGTACCACCGCTCGTCCACATCCACCAGCAGCGGCCAGCGGCTCACGTCCACGCCCGGCGGCGCGTCGAAGGTGAAGGCGCTGCGCCGGCGTGGCTGCAGGCCCACGGACGGTGCCCCGCACAGCCGGGCCACGTCGTCGGCCCAGGCGCCGGCGGCGTTGACGATGCAGCCGGCCTCCACCCGCTGGCCGTCGGCCAGCCGCAGGGTCCAGGCGCGTTCGGCATGGCGGGTCACCTCGATCAGCTCGGCCTGGCGCCGGAGCGCGCCGCCGGCCGCATGCAGGCCGCGCAGGAAGCCCTGGTGCAGCGCGTGCACGTCCAGATCCTGTGAGTCCGGGTCGAGCAGGCCGGCGGCGACGCGTTCGGGGCGCAGGCTGGGCACGCGCGCGAGGATCTCCGCGGCGCCCAGCTCGCGCAGGCCCGGGCAGGTCGCGGCCAGCTCGGCGCGCAGCGCCTGCAGCGCTGCGAGCTGCTCAGGCGCGGCGAGGTAGATCACGCCGCGCGGCGTCATCAACCGGCCCATGGCCAGCTCGGCGGGCGGCGCGGCGTAGAAGGCCTCGCTGGCGCGGGTCAGCGCCCGCACGCCGGGCGGGCCGTACGAGGCCATGAACATGGCTGCCGAGCGGCCGGTGCTGTGGTAGCCGGGCTGCTCCTCGCGCTCCAGCAGCAGCACGCGCGGGCGTCGCGGGTGGGCGGCGAGGCGCCAGGCCAGGCTCGCACCGGCGATGCCGGCACCGACAATCGCGATGTCGGCTCGAAGGGGTTCGGTGGGCATGGGGCGATGGTACGCAGGCCCGGTGCCGGCGGCCGGACCCCGTCGAGCCCTGTCGAACTCCCTTGGCCCACGTCAACCGCGCCTCGTCGCCGGCGCCCGCCCATGACCATCTTCCTGATCCGCCACGGCGAGACCGCCCTCAACGCAGCGCGTGTGCTGCAGCCGCCCGACACACCCCTGTCGCCGCGGGGCCTGGTCCAGGCCGAGGCGCTGGCACGCCGGCTGGCTGCGCTGCGGCCCGCCGCCGTGCTCAGCAGCGACCAGCCGCGCGCCGCGCGCACTGCCGAGGCGATCGCGTCGGCCTGCAGGCTGACCGTCCAGCCCAGCGAGCTGCTGCGTGAGCGGCACTTTGGCGAGTGGCGCGGCCGCGCCTACGACGACCTGCCGGCCGATGTGCTGCGCAGCGAGGCGCCGCCGCCGGGCGGTGAGTCTGGCGCGGCATTCCGCGCCCGGGTGGATGCGGGCTTCGTGCAGATCCTGCAAGGGCATGCCGCCCTGGCCGGGGCCGGGCCGCTGGTGGTCGTCAGCCACGGCCTGGTGATCTGGGACCTGCTGGCGCGCCACCTGGATCGCGCCGGTGCACCGATGCCGACGCACCTGGGCAACACCAGCCTGACCGTGTTCGCCGCCCATGCGCCCCATGCCGTCCGGCTGCTGGCCTGCACGCGCCACCTGGAGGGCGAAACGGCGGTGGCGGACGACCCGCGCGCGCTCTGCGGCGGGTGAGCGTCACCCCTGTCAGGGGTCAGTAGGCCAGCAGCGAGCGGGCGGCCGCCTGGAGGCTGGCAGGGGAGGCGTCCGGCAGCGCCAGCGTTCCGGCCTGGGCCAGGCCGCTGAAGTGCTGGTGCAGCGACCGCTCGTAGCCCGGGTCGTAGTGGCGCTGCATCAGTTCGGCGAAGACCTGTGCCACCGCGCCGGCACGGGCGGCGGCCTGCCACGCCTGCACCTGCTCACGCCCGCGCAGCTCGATCAGGTTCTCCAGCAGGGTGCAGAGCCGCTCGGGGTCGTCGCGCAGGAAGGCGTAGTCCTCCAGCAGCAGCTGCACGCGTGCGTCGTCGGGCAGTTGCAGCATCAGGCAGTGGCCGTGCTTGCGCATGCGCTCGATCAGCGCGGCGGGGACCCACAGGCGGCCGATGCGCAGGCTCTCGCTTTCCACGAAGACGGGCCGCGCGGGGTCCAAGCGGCGCAGCCGGTCCCAGATGCGCGTGTCCAGCGCCTTCTGGCTGGGCTGGGGCTGGTTGGGCAGCTCGCCGAGGACCGAGCCGCGGTGGGCGGCCAGCTCCTCCAGGTCGAGCACCTGGGCGCCCTCGGCGGCCAGGGCGTGCAGCAGGCGGGTCTTGCCGCAGCCGGTCTTGCCGCAGACGACGCGCCAGTCGAAGCGCGCGGGCCACTGCAGCAGGTCCTCGCGCACCCCGGTGCGGAAGGCCTTGAAGCCGCCTTCGACCAGGTGGGTGCGAAAGCCGATGCGTTCGAGGAACCAGGCCAGCGTGCCGGAGCGGTCCCCACCGCGCCAGCAGTAGACCAGCGGGCGCCATTCGCGTGGCAGCGGGCGCACCCAGTCGTCGATGTGCCGGGCGACGTTGCGGGCCACGAGGGCGGCGCCCACCTTGCGCGCCTCGAAGGCGTTGACCTGCTTGTAGAGCGTGCCGACGATGCGGCGCTCCTCATCGTCCAGCACCGGCCAGTTCACTGCGCCGGGCAGGTGATCCTCGGCGAACTCCCCGGGCGAGCGGGCGTCGATGATGGCGTCGAAGGCGGACAGGTCGGCCGCGGCCTGGGTGGCGGGAATGCGGTGCAGGGACATGCCGCGATTGTCACCGTGCCGCAGCCTGGGCGCTGGCGGGACGGGGCGCAGGTGTCGGTGGTCAGGCCGCGGGCAGGCCGGCGGCCGGTGCGCGGCCCTGCAGGGCCTGGCGTGCGATC
The Sphaerotilus microaerophilus DNA segment above includes these coding regions:
- a CDS encoding BcsE family c-di-GMP-binding protein, whose translation is MSSTGRAASRSPAQGKEDSPVFPSRLERGALYAIGLETAAARGALWVAPIRAALAEGRPCVLITPLSPDQGTFATVLRQGGAPTELSAAFEQQRLKLFTANADHDTHLFRRGAAGYVQELDHFGIEDGALIVIDQSDDLFTPHDHQAVVQQARIYGEWARQRGHTMLLLFLRSSASRPILDGNQAALQHFCGVARVQPEANGLLMQMDFWHTPAGDQVGRSLSFGADTSTHALPPQAAGPATPADLPARGQAPATAEEGREGRSSPRAPRGRQRVWYVGPAEAGLDALATQVQWLRARSINELLTRVASQKKGANALVALGESTDFGLFVQQMQDLRALLGPHARIVVRESRYRVREHLQRKLLLRAGVDNVLAAVAPPSTWAALLTGERVAPPEVITVPASLALEDWQPMLVEPPASGWLANGLFLQQADAALQRNRALEVPSTLAEVEVRRESDVDWDAAAACAARRGDLATRTADTLVFLLQGCRERDAVQVVNRWLSNQGLQQGVKRTSLFADEAIAERLDDLRQDLSDVPASAQTGNAHNVVTMPGSQRSVHSRVLIGPLLASLLALALLPAPAPALAQTGAGTGTTAAKAGRKARTPLAARTSLPEAGAQLASSDTVPAAAATTTAPASPAPPAPADSATQAYEEARYAEAARLGLAEIQQRPGDHDLRLRLANSLAWTGDYPRAIEHYGALAGTPLAREGRLGIAHVRLWSGRPELADPLFRSVLAQEPGHVEARAGLAAAGRHLRPRSTVQLGHVGDSSEARRSSLTLSHRWWHPDLAQVFELTAEGRHETDAPGQVSLNPRELGLRYEHRGLSWAPQLQLTAQQQPQTRLFGEAGVRLLDGGLSLRAGRVNWGQLAFSPRALQDGLTARMVELGAQADHRSGQWQGQWTRYAVSDGNRIDDASLRVTPAWQPLPASLGLKAFAGLSARRAERAEARYWSPADGHYTANLGLAWGRWEAQWELQGELKRSQRLGGEGANGWALSAGGKRWLSADWALRAEASHETTRRGQSSYRATSVLAALEKLW
- a CDS encoding histidine phosphatase family protein, whose product is MTIFLIRHGETALNAARVLQPPDTPLSPRGLVQAEALARRLAALRPAAVLSSDQPRAARTAEAIASACRLTVQPSELLRERHFGEWRGRAYDDLPADVLRSEAPPPGGESGAAFRARVDAGFVQILQGHAALAGAGPLVVVSHGLVIWDLLARHLDRAGAPMPTHLGNTSLTVFAAHAPHAVRLLACTRHLEGETAVADDPRALCGG
- a CDS encoding NAD(P)/FAD-dependent oxidoreductase, translating into MPTEPLRADIAIVGAGIAGASLAWRLAAHPRRPRVLLLEREEQPGYHSTGRSAAMFMASYGPPGVRALTRASEAFYAAPPAELAMGRLMTPRGVIYLAAPEQLAALQALRAELAATCPGLRELGAAEILARVPSLRPERVAAGLLDPDSQDLDVHALHQGFLRGLHAAGGALRRQAELIEVTRHAERAWTLRLADGQRVEAGCIVNAAGAWADDVARLCGAPSVGLQPRRRSAFTFDAPPGVDVSRWPLLVDVDERWYLKPDAGRLLGSPANADDCAAHDVRPEELDIALGIDAIERATTLRIRRPAATWAGLRTFAPDGELVIGWDSACPGLFWCAGQGGYGIQSAAAASELAASLLMGDPLPAALAAEGVQAATCVPRRAQP
- the mnmH gene encoding tRNA 2-selenouridine(34) synthase MnmH, which produces MSLHRIPATQAAADLSAFDAIIDARSPGEFAEDHLPGAVNWPVLDDEERRIVGTLYKQVNAFEARKVGAALVARNVARHIDDWVRPLPREWRPLVYCWRGGDRSGTLAWFLERIGFRTHLVEGGFKAFRTGVREDLLQWPARFDWRVVCGKTGCGKTRLLHALAAEGAQVLDLEELAAHRGSVLGELPNQPQPSQKALDTRIWDRLRRLDPARPVFVESESLRIGRLWVPAALIERMRKHGHCLMLQLPDDARVQLLLEDYAFLRDDPERLCTLLENLIELRGREQVQAWQAAARAGAVAQVFAELMQRHYDPGYERSLHQHFSGLAQAGTLALPDASPASLQAAARSLLAY